In Methanobacterium sp., the sequence GCTTATAGTACCCAAGGTCAGTGTGCGCTGTCTTGACGATGCTAACAAAATATTCGGACCTGCTCAAACTGCAGTGGGCCGAGCAGTGGCCGATGCTGTTGCCGAAGGCATATTACCAGAAGAAGATGCCGAGGATATGGTTCTAATCATCAGTGTGTTCATTCACCCTGAAGCATCAGATTACCGTAAAATATACCAGTACAACTACGGAGCAACCAAACTAGCCCTTAGAAGAGCAATGGAAGGATATCCATCAGTAAACAAAGTATTAGCAGAAAAAGACAGAGGAGCGCATCCAGTAATGGGTTTCAAAGTAACCAGACTATGGAAGCCACCATACCTACAGGTGGCTCTTGATCTGGATAACATGCAGGAAATGGAACGCATCATCGACAGTCTACCAGACCGGGAGAGAATCCTAATAGAAGCAGGAACCCCACTGGTTAAGAAGTTTGGAGTGGGAATCGTTGGTAAGATCAGGGAACTCAAGAAAGATGCCTTTATCATTGCCGATCTCAAAACTCTGGATGTGGGTCGTATAGAAGTTAAAATGGCTGCAGATGAAACTGCTGATGCAGTGGCTATCTCCGGACTCGGAACTCAGGAGTCAATTGAAAAAGCAATCCACGAAGCCCAGAAACAGGGAATTTACTCCATACTGGACATGATGAACGTGGATAACTTCACTGAAAAACTGGAAACACTCAACTTCAAACCAGACATCGTCCTCCTGCACCGTAACGTGGATCTGGAAACCATGAAAGCTGAACGTGGTGAAGAACAGGCAGCTATGACTGAATGGGGTAATATTAACCAAATCAAGGATATTCTAAGCAATAATGGCCTGGTGGCAGTTGCTGGAGGTATTGTACCCAAAAAGATGGATCAGGCCCTGGACAGTGGTGCGGACATTATCGTGGTAGGCCGTTACATCATCGGTTCCAGAGATGTACGCCACGCAGCCGAGGACTTCCTGGAAAAGATGCCCCAGGACCCAGATACCATGCGACTGGCCCTGGATGAAGATGAATCCATTTAATAGAGGCTAATCCAACTAATGAGCATACAAAATATGCTCAACCCTTTTTTTTATTTTATAAAATTATTAGCGATTTATAGTCATTTTTAAGTCTATGAATTATGAAAAGGCATATATCCACTTATTTTCCCATATATTAATTTTTTACCCATTTAATTATATTACAGATTAAATTTCACTAATTTTTTCCACTTCGATTATACGATTTTTTTGCTATTTTGGAGATACTGGAACAATTTTATTACAATAAAAAATGTTTACAATAAAAAGTTTGGACAATAATTACCGCCTCCACCCGGAAAAAATAGAAATCAGTATATAGTAGAAATGTTTGAATTTATTAATTAGGTTAGCTGTTAGTAACATTTGTTAACTGTGTGTAAGCGGCTGGGTCCGCCCATCGTAATTTATGTAGATACTACTGACCTATTGAAAACAGAGCTATACAAAAAGAGGAATCTTACAAAAAGGGAGAGAATTAAAAATGAAAGTTGTTGTGCATGATCTTGACCCGGAAGAATTTCTCAAGGCATTTCCAGGTCTCAAAAACCGTGAAGATGTGAGGATAATTGCTGAAAGTGAGGGGTCGATAAGAAACTGTATCGGCTGTTTCAGCTGCTGGATTAAAACCCCGATGCAGTGCATCATAAAAGACAGTTATAATGATATGCCCACTCGATTTGTCGGAGAAGAAATAATTGTCATCAGCAGATGTGTGTATGGGGGATACAGCAGATTTATAAAGAACCTCTTTGACCGCTCAATTGGTAGCGGTACCCCGTTCTTTGAGATACGGAACGGTGAATTAAAACATGTCCTGCGGGAGAATAAAGATAAGAGAACTTCGAATTTTAATGTATACATGTACGGGAATAACATCACTCATCGGGAAAAAGAAATGATGACCGGACTCTACATTGCAAACAAAGCAAACATGGGTCCGAAAACTACTGGTGAGCTGCATTTCATCAATGATGTCTATAAGGAGGTTCCATTATGAAACTCGCCATGATCATGGGCAGCCCAAAAGGTAGAGGGAGTATTTCCGCTCATCTGATTGAAGAGATGACAGCGGCAATTGGAGATGAGGGGGAGGTTTTTGTATTCAATGCATTAAGACCTGAACAGTTTGATAAAGTTCTTTCCTGTGACCGCCTGGTTTTTGTGTTCCCTCTTTACTATGATAGCCTTCCTTCACATGTTATTTCGTATCTAGAACAACTGGATGCATTTATCAAAGAATATCCGCCTGAGAAGAAGCCTTCGGTGTATGCGGTCTGTAATCTGGGATTTTACGAAGGATACCAGACAAAATGGGCCCTCGGCAGGATCCAGTGCTGGGCTGAGGCCGTTGGTTTTCCCTGGAAAGTAGGTCTTGGAGTTGGAGCCGGCCCTTTTACCATTCACCTACCACCAGAGGCGCGAAAGAAAACAGACGAAGGGAAAAAACATTTTCTGCAGTTGTTCCTTTCAGATACCGCGGGTGATAACATTTATACTGAACCTGACATTCCCAAAGAGATGTTTGTGGAAATTGCTAATGCACAGTGGACTCCTCAACTGGAAGCAAACGGTCTCACCGTGGATGATGTCATGAATCCACATCCAAGACAAAATTGATTTTACCACCGGGTCTACAGTGCACAAAACCTACAGTGCACAAAAATTTACATTTTTTTCCGCCAGAAATTGTTAAAAATGGAATTAATCTGAAAAATCATTTTTTATCCACTTTTCAATCTCTATAATCAATTAAATTCACTAATTTTTATAATAGGATGTGCACGTCAAGTTTTATGAGTCATCCCTATTACAGTGCCCAATTAGTTATTAAAGATTCCATTATTTTCTTGATCTATTCATTTACAAGTCCATAGTGCAAGTATAATCAAAATACATCATACTAAATGTAAATAAGAAAAAAGTTAAAACTTAATAAATTCAAATTATATCTGATGTGGGGGAATTATCAGTGCAAAAAGTAATTTTAGGAATAAGCGGAAGCCCAAGGAAACAGGCCACAGAGTACGTCCTAACTGAGGCTCTGAATACCCTGGAAGAAAAGGGTTATGAAACCGAATTGTTCACTGTTAGGGGGAAAGATATTAGCCCCTGCAGGAATTGTGATTACTGTCTGCGGAAAAAGGAATGCATAGTCAAAGATGATATGTACCAACTCTATCCTATTTTTAAAGATGTTAAAGGAATCATAATGGCCACTCCTATTTACAATGGGGGAGTTAGCGCTCAAATCAAAGCGGTTATGGATAGGACCCGTGCCGCAGCAGCTGTGGATATAAACTTCCTGAAACACAAAGTAGGCATGGCCATTGCCGTGGGCGGGGATCGTGTTGGGGGTCAGGAACTGGCCATACAACAGATTATGACTTTTTATATTCTTAATGGGACCATACCAGTTAGTGGAGGACCATTTGGATCCAATCTTGGAGCCAATTTCTGGTCCCAAGACACTTTAAAAGGAGTAAAAGAAGATGAAGAGGGTTTCCGAAGTCTCAAGAAAACCCTGAACAGGTTCCAGGAATTTCTGGAAATATACCAAAAGGACTGATGAATGTTTAGTTATTACTCGTGAAATAATTAAAGTAATATGGTATAAGTTATAAGTTATAATTAGCAAATGATTTTTAACCTCTTAAAAAGGCTAAACCCCCGTATATGAATTTTCAAATATTAATGATAAGTTATAACTTATAAGTTATTAGGAGCGTATTATGAGAATAGAAGTAGATGCGGAAAAATGCACTGGCTGTGGAATCTGTAAGGAAGAGTGTCCTAAGGGAGCCAAGATATGGGATGTGGATAAGAAGGCCATGGCCACCAATCTTCGTTACTGTCACCTGTGCACAATCTGCGCTTCCAAGTGTCCGGAAGGTGCAATACTTATAGTGAGGGATGATCCAAATGAACCGGGAAAGCAAGATACAGAGAAAGACCTCTGAAACCACCATAATTGTTGAGCTAGATCTGGATGGCACAGGAGAGTACCAGGTGGAAACCGGGATCCAGTTTTTAAACCACATGTTAGAATCATTCACCAGGCACAGTCTTTTTGATCTGAAAGTAGAAGCCCAGGGAGATATTGAAATAGACGACCACCATACCGTAGAAGACGTGGCAATAGTCCTGGGTGAAGCCCTGCAAGAAGCATTAGGGAATAAAAAAGGAATAAGAAGAATGGCCCATTCACTGGTACCCATGGACGAATCTCTGGCCATGGTGGCCGTGGACCTATCCGGGCGCAGCTACAGTGTCCTAGATATGAACTTCCACCAGGACCAGGTAGGTGACCTCAGCACTGAGAACGTGGGTCACTTTTTAGAGTCACTGGCTCAGACCGGGAAAATGAACCTTCACGCCCGATGTGAAGGTGAAAACGACCATCACCAGGTGGAAGCCATTTTCAAAGCCCTGGCCCGTGCACTGCACGATGCAACCAGGGTGGTTCATGACCGGGTTCCCAGTACCAAGGGCGTGATTTAAGGGAGGATTGATGAGTCAATATCCTGAGGGTTTGTTAATTCCCACCAGACGAGTGGAAACCCTGACTGATGGTCTCTTCGCCATTGCCATGACCATATTGGTAGTAACCATTCAGATACCCGTCGGACCCATACACACTGCGGATCTGTTCGTGCAAACCACTTCCGAGATCATTCCTAAATTTGCGGTGTATTTTCTGAGTTTTCTCCTCCTGGCCGTGTTCTGGGTGGACCATCACATGTTCTACTTGGTTAAAAAAAGCAACTTCACCCTGATCTGGTTAAACATATTCTGGCTGATGTTCATTGCACTATTACCATTATCAACCTCAATAATAGCCCAATTTCCAGAATATCAACTTGCACAACTGATATTTGACTTTAACCTCCTTTTCATCGGCTTATTTTTCTACATAATCTGGAGCTACTCTCTTGATAGGGGTCTGATATCTGAAAAAGTGAAACCATATTACCCTTATATCAAGCGAAGTCTTTTATTCATGCCCATTGTGATTTCTGTGACCATATTATTTACTTTCATTAATCCAAAGTGGAGTATGGTTATTTTATTCATGATCCCCGTCTTTTCCCTTGTGGGCCGAAAGTTATGGTCCAATAATAAAACCTAACCTACAAAGTCAATAAAGGCTTTCTTGGTTTTAATAACATGATTAAGTAATTATAATTTAAAGTCAAAAGATTAAAGTCAAAAATATATGATGGAGGTTAAAAAATGAAAACACTGATCGCCTGTTACTCCTATTCTGGGAACACATTGACTGTGGCTCAGAAATTACAGGAGTTAATAAATGCTGATTTCACCCGTATAGAACCTGTTAAAGACAGATGGTATCTCATAAAAGCTATTCATGCCTACCTGGAGAAGAAATGGCCCATAAAACCCTGTATAACTGACATAGCCGATTATGATTGTTTGATTGTTTGCAGTCCTGTGTGGGCCGGCCGCACCACGCCCGGTGTTAACCAGTACCTGGAAGAGTTGGAAAATGTTTCTGGTAAAAAATGCGCGGTTCTGGTAACCATGGGAGGGGATGGTAACCAAACCGCCACCATAAAAATCCGTGAAAACTTAGAAGCCCAAGGAATGGAATTTATCGACAAAGTGGCCATTGGGGGCAAGGCACAGAAAAGTGGTGAATGGGAAGCCATTGTACAGGATTTTTCCGGGAAATTCAAGACTGAATAATTATAATCAAGGGATAGTAAAAATGAATGAATATGGAGATGTATTCATTCTCTTGATTATTTCTATTTTTTTTTATTTTCTAAAAAATTCAGGATCAATCTTATAGGAAGTAATTAAATATCCTACCAAAATCAATACCGGATATCTTCCGCCCGTCATAATCGGAGTATATATTTTCTGCGGCTTCTTCCAGTTCAGCTGATTTTATCCCATGATCAATGGAGAGTTTTGCCTCAATAAAGGCAGCCAGGCGATCCGCAGCATGGAGGAGTTCTCCATCCAGGGGAGAGAAGTTATCCTGGTTGTACTTTTCATTGATATCTCTAAAGCTGAAACCATGTTTAACTTCCTGGTTCTCCTGTATCTTGTTTTCAAATTCTGATTCTGAAAAATATTTCATATCTGTGTGCCATGGCCTGGGCAAGAGGGGTAGAAGCTCTTCTTTCATCTGGAAATCTTCATAATCCT encodes:
- a CDS encoding NAD(P)H-dependent oxidoreductase, which encodes MKTLIACYSYSGNTLTVAQKLQELINADFTRIEPVKDRWYLIKAIHAYLEKKWPIKPCITDIADYDCLIVCSPVWAGRTTPGVNQYLEELENVSGKKCAVLVTMGGDGNQTATIKIRENLEAQGMEFIDKVAIGGKAQKSGEWEAIVQDFSGKFKTE
- the hisB gene encoding imidazoleglycerol-phosphate dehydratase HisB, translated to MNRESKIQRKTSETTIIVELDLDGTGEYQVETGIQFLNHMLESFTRHSLFDLKVEAQGDIEIDDHHTVEDVAIVLGEALQEALGNKKGIRRMAHSLVPMDESLAMVAVDLSGRSYSVLDMNFHQDQVGDLSTENVGHFLESLAQTGKMNLHARCEGENDHHQVEAIFKALARALHDATRVVHDRVPSTKGVI
- a CDS encoding ferredoxin family protein yields the protein MRIEVDAEKCTGCGICKEECPKGAKIWDVDKKAMATNLRYCHLCTICASKCPEGAILIVRDDPNEPGKQDTEKDL
- a CDS encoding bifunctional 5,6,7,8-tetrahydromethanopterin hydro-lyase/3-hexulose-6-phosphate synthase codes for the protein MYQIGEALIGNGNEIAHIDLVIGDKNGPVGTAFVNNMSNLSLGHTPLLSVIRPNLMTKPATLIVPKVSVRCLDDANKIFGPAQTAVGRAVADAVAEGILPEEDAEDMVLIISVFIHPEASDYRKIYQYNYGATKLALRRAMEGYPSVNKVLAEKDRGAHPVMGFKVTRLWKPPYLQVALDLDNMQEMERIIDSLPDRERILIEAGTPLVKKFGVGIVGKIRELKKDAFIIADLKTLDVGRIEVKMAADETADAVAISGLGTQESIEKAIHEAQKQGIYSILDMMNVDNFTEKLETLNFKPDIVLLHRNVDLETMKAERGEEQAAMTEWGNINQIKDILSNNGLVAVAGGIVPKKMDQALDSGADIIVVGRYIIGSRDVRHAAEDFLEKMPQDPDTMRLALDEDESI
- a CDS encoding TMEM175 family protein produces the protein MSQYPEGLLIPTRRVETLTDGLFAIAMTILVVTIQIPVGPIHTADLFVQTTSEIIPKFAVYFLSFLLLAVFWVDHHMFYLVKKSNFTLIWLNIFWLMFIALLPLSTSIIAQFPEYQLAQLIFDFNLLFIGLFFYIIWSYSLDRGLISEKVKPYYPYIKRSLLFMPIVISVTILFTFINPKWSMVILFMIPVFSLVGRKLWSNNKT
- a CDS encoding flavodoxin family protein; translation: MQKVILGISGSPRKQATEYVLTEALNTLEEKGYETELFTVRGKDISPCRNCDYCLRKKECIVKDDMYQLYPIFKDVKGIIMATPIYNGGVSAQIKAVMDRTRAAAAVDINFLKHKVGMAIAVGGDRVGGQELAIQQIMTFYILNGTIPVSGGPFGSNLGANFWSQDTLKGVKEDEEGFRSLKKTLNRFQEFLEIYQKD